In the genome of Corynebacterium glucuronolyticum DSM 44120, the window CCATCGGCCACTTGCGAGTGCAGCCGCCTCCGTCACGCGTACGAGTTCGAGAGCAAGGTTACGATCCGGTGCTTCGGGGTGGTTAGCAGTCATATGGTTGGGCCTCCTACAGGCGTATGAACACACTGCACTCCGCACCTGCCTAAGCCAAAAGGCCAGGATATGGAGTTGCAGTCAATAATTTCTTATTTCCCAGAGTACTACTGTCGCTTCCCTAAAAGGGCATATGGTTATGACCACACAGCCGAAAACGGATGTGTGGAGTGAAACGCCAGGTAAAGCGGTCGTGGCGGAAAGATGAAGCAACTAAATCGGGGGTGTCCGTTTTTCTTATTCGGTCCGGCCGCACGGTTGCTGGTCTTTGGATGCTGCACAGCCTCATGTGTCTCCTAAAGAAGTAATCTGGCACAATCGATGCCGTGGCTGAAAAGAAACCTCGTGTATTTCAAGGAATGTCCGATATGGCGCTGTCCATGGCGGTGATCGTGGTCATCATGGTCATCTCAGTGGGTTTCACCGGCCTGTGCTCGTTTAACCCTGGCGCGCCTGAAAACGGTCCCGTGCAGGAGGTAGATGCCACCAATTTCATCCAGCAGGAACAGGCTAATTCGCCGTTTCCGGTGGTGCTACCTGAGATGCCGGAGGGGTGGGTGACTAACTCGGCCAGGCGGTCAGCTTTCGGTGAAAGCATCGCGCCGACGGTGGGGTGGGTGACTCCAGCCGGTGGCTACGCACAATTGATGCAAACCAGTGCATCGGTCGATGACATTCTCGCTTCCTACGCGGCAGCCTACGAAGAGACCGGTTCACCCACGGTGGGTGGCGTGGTGGCTCATCACTATGCGGCTGACGGTGAGCGTGATGTGTATATCGCAGACACCGGCGAAAATCGCCTGGTAGTCACTGGCTCTGCTGACGAACCTGAGTTGGAGGAACTTCTGGCAGCCGCGATTGAGGCACGCAAGTAAAAGTTTCTCTTAGGCCTGGAGAGAGGAATCGTCCTCTGATGTTCCTAATACCGCCTCAATTTTGTTTCGCGCTCCGTTGAGATGTTCCTCGCACCGCTTTGCTAATGCCTCTCCTCGCTCCCAGTAGGCGAGCGATTCATCTAGACCCATTTGTCCCAGTTCGAGTACACGGACGACGTTGACGAGTTCGCTGCGGGCCTCCTCGTAGCTGAGGTTTTCAACGGGTTCAAACTCCGGCCGGTTTCCCGCGCCGATGGTCTCTCCTGCCATGATGAAAGGTCCTTTCGTAGTTGTAAAAATGTCTTGCTTTTAGTCCGCGGGGGTAGTGCTCATCGTTGCGGCAGTGATGGATCCGTCGGTGACTCGGATCCGCAGCTGGCTCCCGGGTGGGGTCTCGGCGATCGTCGTGACTACGTGAGTGTCGGATCCATCCCGGGGGACGACCTGCACCACAGAATATCCTCGCTGCAGCGTGGCTGCAGGTCCAAGCGCAGTCACGCGTGCGCGCAGACTGACTATGTCGCGGTCCTCCTGGGCGAAAACCGCCGCCACGCAACGACGCGCTCGCTGCGTGTAGTCGGAGATGATGGCTTCCTGCTCCTCGACGATGGTATAGGGATTTTTAAGAACGGGGCGGGAGCGAATGTTCGCCAGTCCTTCTTCCTCGCGCACGACCCAAGACCGAAGAGCGTTCGCCGCGCGGCTCCGCATTTCTTGGATCATGAGTGCCTCCTGCATGGCATTTGGAACGACGTTCTTGCCCGCATCCGTTGGAGTTTTCGCCGCGAAGTCCGCGACGTTATCCAAAATTGGCTGATCCGGTTCGTGGCCGATGGCAGAGATCACGGGTGTCTGCGCAGCGGCGACCGCGCGGACGAGACCTTCGCGAGAGAAGGGGAAAAGATCTTCTACGGAACCGCCGCCGCGGGCGATGATGATGACATCGACATCGGGGTCGGTGTCCAGCTGAGCCAGAGCCGCGATGATCTCTGGTTCCGCGCGTTGTCCTTGGACTGCGGTGTTGATTATTTTGAACTGGACAGCGGGCCAGCGATCGTGGGTCACCTTGAGTACATCTCTCTCCGCAGCCGAGCCCTGACCCGTAATAAGACCGACGCACCGGGGCAGGACAGGGAGAGGCTTCTTCAGCTCCGGTCGGAAAAGTCCTTCTGCGGCGAGATCGCGACGAAGTTGTTCGATGCGGGCTAGCTCTTCACCGATACCAACATGCCGGATCTCCGATACCATGAGCGAGTACTGGCCGTTGCGCTGGTAAACGCGGGGCTTACCGTGGACGATGACGCGGTCACCGCTGGTGATGTTCGCGGCGGTGGCGATGTTCGTGGGGCAAGTCAGCTGCATGGAGATATCATCGTTGAGATCTTTAAGGCTGAGGTAAGAAAAGGACCACGTGGGTTT includes:
- a CDS encoding DUF4245 domain-containing protein, producing the protein MAEKKPRVFQGMSDMALSMAVIVVIMVISVGFTGLCSFNPGAPENGPVQEVDATNFIQQEQANSPFPVVLPEMPEGWVTNSARRSAFGESIAPTVGWVTPAGGYAQLMQTSASVDDILASYAAAYEETGSPTVGGVVAHHYAADGERDVYIADTGENRLVVTGSADEPELEELLAAAIEARK
- a CDS encoding exodeoxyribonuclease VII small subunit, with protein sequence MAGETIGAGNRPEFEPVENLSYEEARSELVNVVRVLELGQMGLDESLAYWERGEALAKRCEEHLNGARNKIEAVLGTSEDDSSLQA
- the xseA gene encoding exodeoxyribonuclease VII large subunit; this translates as MAKQTTSPDHPFSVSTINTLVGNWVGRLGDAWVEGELIQVNIKPTWSFSYLSLKDLNDDISMQLTCPTNIATAANITSGDRVIVHGKPRVYQRNGQYSLMVSEIRHVGIGEELARIEQLRRDLAAEGLFRPELKKPLPVLPRCVGLITGQGSAAERDVLKVTHDRWPAVQFKIINTAVQGQRAEPEIIAALAQLDTDPDVDVIIIARGGGSVEDLFPFSREGLVRAVAAAQTPVISAIGHEPDQPILDNVADFAAKTPTDAGKNVVPNAMQEALMIQEMRSRAANALRSWVVREEEGLANIRSRPVLKNPYTIVEEQEAIISDYTQRARRCVAAVFAQEDRDIVSLRARVTALGPAATLQRGYSVVQVVPRDGSDTHVVTTIAETPPGSQLRIRVTDGSITAATMSTTPAD